One Streptomyces formicae genomic window, TGGCGTCCGGCAGGGCCGGTCCCGAACTGCCCGCCAGCGTCCACGACTCCGGCATGCGGTGGTCGTCGGGCAACGGCCATTGCGTCGTCACCGCCAACCCGCCGCCCGAGGACGCCGTGGCCTCGGCAGGGCTGCTGCGCTGGGAGGTGGACCTGCCGCCGGGTGCCGTGCGGAGCGTCGAGCTGCGGGCGCGGCCCGACGGCGCCGGGCCCATCAGAGGTGTGGGGCACGGCACGACGCGCTCCGTCGCCGGGGCACGTGCCGTCGGCGACGACCCCAGGGTCCAGCCGCTTCTCCACCGATCCGTCGAGGACCTACAGGCGCTGCTGCTGCGCGACTCCGAGTGCCCGACCGACATGTACCCGGCCGCGGGAGCGCCCTGGCGCTGCGGGCTCGCCCCGGCTGAAGCCCTGGTCGCGGCCCGTATGGCACTGCCACTGGGAACCCGGCTCGCCGCGGGGACGTTGCGCACCCTCGCACGCGGCCAACTCGGAGGTCCGGGACCCCGGGCGGGCATGATTCCGGGTCCGCTTCGGGACGCAGGGCCGCACCTGCCACCCGGATGCACCGGAACGGAGGCGACGCTGCTCTTCCCGGTGCTCCTCGCCGAGGCGTGGCGCTGGGGGCTGCCCGAGCAGGAGGTGGAGGACCTGCTGCCCGCCGCTGAGAAGTGCCTGCGATGGTTGCGCACCGCGGTCGGCGACGGGGTGTTCCTGTCGGACGCGCACCCGGGCGGGCTGGCGCGCTGTGAGGTCCAGGCGTACGCGCACAGGGCGGCCCTGCTGGGTGCGGACCTGCTCGATGCGCACGGGCGTACGGACGCCGCCGGGCTGCGTCAGTGGGCGGCACGACTCCGAGCCAGGTTCCGTGAGGAGTTCTGGGTGGAGGACCGTGCGGGTGGTCGTCCCGCCGCGGCGCGCCTGGCGGACGGGCGGCCCGTGCCGCAGCTGACCGCTGGAGCGGCCCATCTCCTGGACACCGGTCTGCTCGGGGCGGGCGCGATGGCGCCCGGGCTGCTCGACAAGGTCCAGACGGAACAGTTGGCCCGGCTGCTCGGCGGTCCCGCCATGGACTCGGGCTGGGGGCTGCGCAGCCTGGGGGCGAAGGAGGTCGCGTACAACCCGTTCGGGCATCGGGGCGGTGCGGTTCGCGTGCAGGAGACGGCGGTAGCCGTCGCGGGTCTGGCGGCGGCGGGGTACGAGAAGGAGGCGAGTTCGCTCCTGCGCGGCGTGCTGGCGGCCGCGGAGTCGTTCGGTCATCGGCTGCCGGAGATGTACGCGGGGGAGCAGCGTACGGAGGGCGGGACCCCGCTGCCCCACCCCGCCGCCTGTCGTCCTGCCGCCACTGCGGCGGCCTCCGGGGTGTATCTGCTCGTGGCGCTGGCAGGCATCCGTCCCGACGCGCCGACGGGCACGGTGACCTTGAGACCCGTCCGCGGTGCGCCGCTGGGGGAGCTGGGGCTAACGGGGCTGAGCGTCGCGGGCGGTCCGTTCTCCGTGCGTGTGAGCCGACTCGGACTTGCCATGGTCGAGGAGGCGGCCGATGGACTGCAGTTGGGGGTGTGAGCCCGTGGCGGACGGGGCGTGGAGCGGCCGGTCGTGGACGGTGAGCCGAGCCGGGGAGGGCTTGACCAAGGAGGTGTTTATCGTCAGGCAGACGACTATGATCGCTTCATGTCGCCCTACGACCCGTCGGCCTTCGAGCCCTTCGCAGTCACCGTCGACCTGGTCGTGCTGACCGTGCGCCGTCACGCGCTGTGTGCGCTGGCCGTGCGGCGCGGTGAGCCGCCATTCCAAGGGCGTTGGGCGCTCCCCGGCGGGTTCGTACGTCCTGATGAGGACCTGTCCGCCGCGGCCGCGCGCGAACTGATCGAGGAAACCGGCCTCTGCGCCCACGACCCGGGCGCACCGGCCCAGGCCAACGGGGCGCACCTCGAGCAGCTCGCCACGTACGGCGACCCCAAGCGCGATCCGCGGATGAGAGTGGTCAGCGTCGCCCATCTCGCCCTCGCACCCGATCTGCCCGCGCCCCGGGCGGGCGGCGACGCACACAGCGCGCGCTGGGCGCCGGTGGAGGCGCTGCTCAACCAGGGGGGTTACGGCAGGGAGGACGAACAGGCCGCGCCGCTCGCCTTCGACCACGCGCAGATCCTGGCGGACGGTGTGGAGCGCGCCCGCTCCAAGATCGAGTACTCCTCGCTGGCCACGGCCTTCTGCCCGCCGGAGTTCACCGTCGGCGAGCTGCGACGGGTGTACGAGGCTGTCTGGGGCGTCGTGCTCGACCCCCGCAACTTCCACCGCAAGGTGACGGGCACACCGGGCTTCCTCGTACCCACCGGCGGTACGACCACCCGGCAGGGCGGCCGCCCCGCGCAGCTCTTCCGTGCGGGTGGCGCGACGCTGCTCAACCCGCCGATGCTGCGTCCCGAGGTCTGACGCCCGCGCTCGCTGTCACCTGCCTATCCTGTCGATTTACCCGGCTCGGCGGACACCAGTGGCTCACGCCCTGCCCGAAAAGCCGGAAATATCGCGTTATCTTGCTGCAGTACCCACGGGGTTCGTCCGTCCCCGATCCGGCGGACGGATCCCGGCCGCCGAGCGGTCGCACATCCTGCGAGAGAAGCGATGATCCAGGCCATCGGACTGACCAGCAATCCCCGCCAGGAGCTCCCGCCCGCCGTCGACGACGTGTCCTTCGAGGCGCGCACCGGCCGTGTCACGGCGCTGCTCGGCGCCGAGGCCGCCGGCAAGACCACGGCGCTGCGGCTGATGCTCGAACTCCAACAGGGCCGTGGAATCGCGTACTTCAGAGGCCGCCCACTGCACCGTATCGCCCGTCCGTCCCGCGAGGTCGGCGTTCTCCTGGGTGAGGTTCCTGGGCACCCGGCCCGCTCGGTCCGCGGGCATCTGCGCATGCTCTGCGCGGCCGGTGGAGTGCCCGTGCAGCGGGCTGACGACGTCCTCGAGGTCATCGGTCTCGTCAGCCTGCGGGACCAGCGTCTCGGTACGCTCTCGCGCGGCATGGACCGACGCCTCGGACTGGGCTGCGCACTCCTCACCGACCCGCACACCCTTGTTCTCGACGCGCCTGCTCATGGGCTCTCGACCCGGGAGAGCGGATGGCTGCACGGCGTTCTGAGAGCCCATGCGCGCCAGGGCGGCACCGTCCTGTTCACCACGGACGACCCCAAAGAGGCCGCCAGGACCGCCGATCGCGTCGTCACACTGGAGGCGGGGCGGCTCGTCGCCGATCAGGAGGTCGCGGACTTCGCGCGCACCAGGCTCCGCCCCAGGGTCGCCGTCCAGAGCCCCCACGCGGCCCGTCTCGGCGCGCTGCTCGCCAAGGAGGCGCGCGCGAGCCGACGCTCCGTGGAAGTGGTCAACGAGGACGGCAGCAGGCTCTCCGTGTACGGCAGCAGCTGTGCCGATGTGGGGGAGGCCGCGTATCGCCACGGCATTCTCGTCCACCAACTCGCCGATGAGATCGGGGACGCGGGGCCGTCGTTGCCCACGGAGGTCAGGGCCGACCCGCCCGGCAACCGCAGCGACAGTCGAACGGGTAGCCGAACCGGTGAGCGAATCGATGGTCGGCTCCACGTCGCCGCGGATGACGACTCCGACCCACGCCCAGACCCAGACCCAGGCCCCGCCCCAGACCCGGACCCGACCGAGATCCTGCTGACCCCGCTGGTCCCTCTCGAGGGCGCTGGTGACGCCGACCACGCGCGCGTCGCCGCGGGCCCTTCCGCCCCGCAGGACCCGGCGTCCTCGCTGCCGCCTCCCATCACGGTCCGTCACGGCCGGAGTCCTCTCCGGCCTCTGCGGTACGAGCTGCGTCGCGTCGCGGGCGTCGGCAGTGGCTATCTCACCGCGGCCGCCGTCGTGGCCGTCTCCGCCCTGATCGCCGTCTTCCTGGCCAGGGCCGGTCATACGCCGCAGGCGCGCCTCATCGCCGCATGGCCCGAGGAACTTCCCCTGCCGCCCGCGGCTCTTGGTGCCGGTCTGCTCGGCGCGCTCGCGTTCGGCGACGAGTTCCGTCACCCCGCCCTCGCCGCGGACCGGGGCACCGTCCCGCGCCGCCTGGGGCTGCTCGGCGCCAAGCTGCTCGTCGCCGCCGCCACGGCGCTGCTGCTGTGCCTGCTCGCGGTGGTCTCCGACGCCGCGCTCCTCCATCTCGTATACGGAGAAGAACTCACGAAGGTTCCCGCTGACTGGCTTTCGCTGAGCGCGAGTTGGGTGGCCTTGGTGACCGGATGCGCGTGGGCGGGGGTGCTCGCCGCCGGCGTCTTCCGGTCCACCACCGCGGGCCTCGCCGCCGTGCTCGCGGTGCCGATCGTCGTCGTACCCCTCGTACAGAAGGCCTTGGAGGGACCATCTGTGCGATCGGCGGCGGGGCTTCCTGCGAGGCTGCGCGACCTCGCGCTGGTGCAGTGGCCGTTCGGAGTCGAGCGGTACCTGGCCGGTGGCGTGCGCATGATCGCCCAACCCGTGGGTGGCGCACTGATGTTGTCGTTGACCGCTCTGCTCTGCGCGTATCTGCTCACGGCGATGCGCGGCAGGGTCCGTTGAGGACCGTCCGGCACCTTCCGTTGCGGTGCTGTGCGCAACTCCCCGGATAACGCCCATTTCTTTCCGATAAGGCGTCAATTGCGGTGGGGTAAGCGATCACCCTTTCGTGTGCTTTTCACCAAAGACCTCAAGGGAGTTGGGGGCAGCGCCGACAACTCATCCGTGAGTACCCTTGCGCACACCATGATGACCACCGCCCGCTCCGCCGACTCCGGTCTCGCAGGCCCGGGCGAACTCGACCGATACCCCTATGCCGAAGCCCCCGGCGGGGATCGCGTCGGCGCCCCCGTCTGGGACGGCGCCGGACAGGAC contains:
- a CDS encoding NUDIX hydrolase, whose amino-acid sequence is MSPYDPSAFEPFAVTVDLVVLTVRRHALCALAVRRGEPPFQGRWALPGGFVRPDEDLSAAAARELIEETGLCAHDPGAPAQANGAHLEQLATYGDPKRDPRMRVVSVAHLALAPDLPAPRAGGDAHSARWAPVEALLNQGGYGREDEQAAPLAFDHAQILADGVERARSKIEYSSLATAFCPPEFTVGELRRVYEAVWGVVLDPRNFHRKVTGTPGFLVPTGGTTTRQGGRPAQLFRAGGATLLNPPMLRPEV
- a CDS encoding ATP-binding cassette domain-containing protein; protein product: MIQAIGLTSNPRQELPPAVDDVSFEARTGRVTALLGAEAAGKTTALRLMLELQQGRGIAYFRGRPLHRIARPSREVGVLLGEVPGHPARSVRGHLRMLCAAGGVPVQRADDVLEVIGLVSLRDQRLGTLSRGMDRRLGLGCALLTDPHTLVLDAPAHGLSTRESGWLHGVLRAHARQGGTVLFTTDDPKEAARTADRVVTLEAGRLVADQEVADFARTRLRPRVAVQSPHAARLGALLAKEARASRRSVEVVNEDGSRLSVYGSSCADVGEAAYRHGILVHQLADEIGDAGPSLPTEVRADPPGNRSDSRTGSRTGERIDGRLHVAADDDSDPRPDPDPGPAPDPDPTEILLTPLVPLEGAGDADHARVAAGPSAPQDPASSLPPPITVRHGRSPLRPLRYELRRVAGVGSGYLTAAAVVAVSALIAVFLARAGHTPQARLIAAWPEELPLPPAALGAGLLGALAFGDEFRHPALAADRGTVPRRLGLLGAKLLVAAATALLLCLLAVVSDAALLHLVYGEELTKVPADWLSLSASWVALVTGCAWAGVLAAGVFRSTTAGLAAVLAVPIVVVPLVQKALEGPSVRSAAGLPARLRDLALVQWPFGVERYLAGGVRMIAQPVGGALMLSLTALLCAYLLTAMRGRVR
- a CDS encoding glycogen debranching N-terminal domain-containing protein yields the protein MQRRPVELPPAHTALICVALPALAISNDQGQLTGRGLEGFYRAGRRVLSRLHVRVAGREPVAVQARMVSADSARFMATVRLPTDGGPDPEVVVERIRYADGTERITLHSAAGRHLRLPLEVSLGTDLAEVGMVASGRAGPELPASVHDSGMRWSSGNGHCVVTANPPPEDAVASAGLLRWEVDLPPGAVRSVELRARPDGAGPIRGVGHGTTRSVAGARAVGDDPRVQPLLHRSVEDLQALLLRDSECPTDMYPAAGAPWRCGLAPAEALVAARMALPLGTRLAAGTLRTLARGQLGGPGPRAGMIPGPLRDAGPHLPPGCTGTEATLLFPVLLAEAWRWGLPEQEVEDLLPAAEKCLRWLRTAVGDGVFLSDAHPGGLARCEVQAYAHRAALLGADLLDAHGRTDAAGLRQWAARLRARFREEFWVEDRAGGRPAAARLADGRPVPQLTAGAAHLLDTGLLGAGAMAPGLLDKVQTEQLARLLGGPAMDSGWGLRSLGAKEVAYNPFGHRGGAVRVQETAVAVAGLAAAGYEKEASSLLRGVLAAAESFGHRLPEMYAGEQRTEGGTPLPHPAACRPAATAAASGVYLLVALAGIRPDAPTGTVTLRPVRGAPLGELGLTGLSVAGGPFSVRVSRLGLAMVEEAADGLQLGV